In the genome of Arachis hypogaea cultivar Tifrunner chromosome 9, arahy.Tifrunner.gnm2.J5K5, whole genome shotgun sequence, the window agaagaaactctaccgtttaaaAATGGAGACAATGACTAAATTGAAAAATTATACATTGTTAGCCACATTACCTAGCCATAATAACTAACAGCATGGTAGTGGCCATGTCACATTAGCAATTTGTTTGCTGATTTATGTCAAAAATAGACTAAAGGACTTGTATGTACCTAGAAGCTTAATCTGAAagattaaattagtataattaaaatcTCAAGAATAAAATTGGTGTAAGGTCTTGTACTACTTTGGAGATTTAGTCTATTAAAGTGGGGGTTCTTTTAGTCAAATTAGATTGTTCTAATAGCTAGCTCACTAGTCTTCTTAAACAAATATTGGATAGAGAAATGCTAGAAGACCAGCAATTTTAGTGTTTTGTAATCATCAATTGgccattaataatatttttaatggtataagattacatctaatggtatCTAATAGTGGGAGATCTatcacttttgttttgatggttaagtgctggcaaaaaaatacaaaagttgctggccccctagactttttctaTTGGATATTCGAATTTTgttttgtgcatgcagcaacctatTGGCAAATgataaacccttaaatggagtttCGATTCGCAACAAACTAGTCATTATTCTATTGAGTTAGGGGTATGGGTGGAAGTTGGCTATCCTACGGAAGCTCGTGACTCAGCTCATTTTAGGTTTGACTTGTGGCCTTTTTACTTAAAAGGGCTTTAAGAAAAAACCTATGATGCATGTTTGGCCGactcatcaaaatatttttttgtaaaagtaaattatttttagttttacttatattaaacacaaaacaaaacaaaaaaaataattaagactagttaaaattataacttttttgttaaatttttttttatgattttcttgtaaatataattatgatatatgactaatgaataatatataaatgaattatgatttacaaattattaattataaattttaaattatatttaatgtcaatttagattttttaagttaattattttgagGTTTAACTTATGAAATAAGCTTTTGAAATAAACTTGTGGATTTGTCAAGTTTTAAATAGGTAGAGTTTAACCTTGAAAAAAGGCCTATATGAGAAGTAACACTCTTAAACTTTGATCATCTATTTATAACATGGCTACACTCATCAATGCCAAATCTCAGTTCGGTTTGACTCGATCCATTTTCACTCTTAACTGAAAATACcgtgagaaacaataaaaaattattaatttttttaatttaaagaatttttggtagtataaaattttaaaagttttattaataataattttaaccgatatttttaaagacaaataatacgtttaaaaaaataaaaaatatgaataaagtatattttttgtcactaaaatttaacaaataattaaaaatatcactaaattttattttattttaatttaaaaatattttttaaaacgatattttgttttaatttaacaaataaattttaaaaatatttttaaaattttttaataaatttaaagaacaaaaaatatattttatccaaaatataatactcttgaaaatttaatttaatattaaaaattaaaaaataaaatagctacaaattaaatattctaaattttaaaaactaaatattttttttaaacgaTAAATTCATTCAATATAACTGTATTTGGTATGGAATAGTAAGACTAAAACTAAGAAAAGATGATTAGATATTTAGATGAGCTACTTCCTCCATAGATGATGAAGCTGCTGCCAGCTTTTGCTGAGGAGTGAGGATTTTGTCTTCAAAATCTGCAAGTGATTGGGGCTTAGGGCTGCTCAACAGATGATTTGGGTGGGATGATCTCCAATTAGACGCAACCCTAACTCAGTGCATAAGCAGTAACAGATTCAAAGAAGGGGAAACGATTCTTCGGTAAATGCTCCTTCCTCAAACCTATAAATcttaataacttaaaatttaaaacattgtTTTCTTTCGTTCGTCTGTGCAATTTAGTTTTTAGTCCTTAATGTTAGTGTTGATTACTCTTTATTTATTTTGGAGAATTCtggatacaattttttttttttttgtaatatgaaAAATTTCGTCCTGTTTTGCCAGACGCCATATAGACTTCAAATGCTTCCCTTTTCAGATTATTCATTTTTATGATGTTATAGTTGCTCTTAGGAGAAAGTAATGGACCGAATATCTGTTCTGCCAAAAACTATACTTCATGACATCCTCGGAAGGTTGCCAGACAAAGATGCTGCTAAGACTAGTGTTTTGTCAAAGTCGTGGAGTGAAACATGGTTTTCATTTCCCGTCGTGGCTGCTTGGAGCAAGGATTTTTTTAATATGCCTGATTTACAATTATCTCCAGAAGATCCTCTTTGGCTTAGCAGATTAGATATGTTCATTGGGTATGTGAGTAAAAGATTGAGGAGGCTCCATGACCAAGGCTTAGCGGTCAAAGAACTTAAGCTCAAGATGAAATATATATCTGATAAGATGCTTGTGTCACATTACCACCATCTTGATGAATGGATACAGATGGCAAGTGAAAGTGGTGTCGAAGTACTAGGACTTCACCTCGCTCTTAGCCTGGACAAATTTTATAACCTTCCACTTTGTCTCGTTGAAGCCAAGTCACTCACTACGTTGGTTTTGACTGGGGGAATCAGACTTGACCCAGCATTCTTAAACCATTCACTCAAGTTTTTCTCAGTGAGAAAATTGCTTTTTCATAGTATACTTCTTGGAGATGAAAGGGTTATGGAGCATTTCATTTCACATTGTCCTCTGGTTGAATATTTAACTCTTATTCATTGTCTTCCATATAAACCTTCAAGTGTAGGAGATCCACCTGGTTCTAGGGCCCATTATGTGAAATCGTTAAGCTTGCATGGTCTACAAAAGCTGAAGCAAGTTGATGTTCAAGGAATAGAAGAGATATATATTGATGCTCTGAATCTTGAGAACTTACGCTATGCTGCTAGGATTTGGGATGCATCTAAACTGAATTTAAGTAGTTACAAAAATTTGAGAAGGTTGAGCTTATGTTTTGTGAGGAGAGCAGACATGTGGTTACTTGAACGATTGCCCAAGATTCCTTTCCTTGAGAGTTTGACGTTGAAAGATTGTTCTTTGTCTGAGAGGATTAATATTCCAGGTCCTCAACTCAAGTTCTTCAAGTTATTAAATTGCCCTAACTTGAAGGAGGTCAATATTGATGCTCCAAATTTATTATCATGTGAGTATTTTGGAAAAGACGAACCTGTAATATCTTTTCGTGGAATTTCTAATCAACTGGAAGTCAATGCTCGTATCCACATGGATCATCAGGATGTTGATAGATTGAGGCAATTTATCCAAAACATTGAACCCCAAGAAGTTTTGACGTCTCTGTCCCTTTGTATCATCCCGCCATATTCAGTAAGTATAGACTTTTTCTTAATTGGTTCCTTCTGCTTGCATTTTTgccatatatatttatttatttgtttgtctttTTGTACCCCGAATTATGCAGATTATAGAAAGCCTGGCTACATTGCCAGGTTCATCATCTCCACCAACTATTAAACACATGCAATTATGCTCTTTTTCGCCTAGGCAAACTCAGTATTTTCCCGTTATGAATTGGTTGCTTTCAAGTTGCTTCCCGGAAACTATTTCATTCAGCTTGAATTATAGTTTTAATATGAGGGAATTCATGGTGGTATGTTATTGTCccaattttctgttttattttctcatttacagctttactttaatttcgaataGCGTGTTTCATTTGTTGAGCGTTCATAATATTAAGTAGTTATCAACATAAATAAAAGGTTATGGAGCCTCTAACTTTGTCAGTTATTTCATAAAAACAACAGTATTTCTATGAGATGCTGATGGGAAGCAAGAAGGGCGAGTGCTATTGCTTTTCAAGGGGTCCTGAGTGTTGGTGGCATGGCTTGAAAGTTGTCAAGATCACACATCTAGAAAGGACTTATGAAaatgttgaagatctcaaggCCATGTTAAATGCATTGCCCTTCGCTGATAATTACGAGGAAGAATTTATCAGTTTTACCTTAGAGTTGTAATCTTGCTATTGTTAGATGATAGACATTCCTTGTTTGAATTAAAACTTAGGTGTTGCTGCTTTCAATGATGTGCCTGTGCTTTTATTTTAGTGCCTATGTGTACGAAGCTGAATCTCTTTGCTAAAGTTAATTGATGTGATCTATGAGTGGCTAAGTGTGGATATTTTTTCTTAGAAATTTCTAAGTTCTGCAATCATTATTTATCTGGGATCCTTTTTAACCGGCTCTTAAAGGCAACTCTGAACTTGAGAACAAAACAATTTCATTGATGATCTTGAGACTTGATTAAATATTCTTGAGTTGGCATGCTGCTTTTGGAAATTaccatttgattaattaatttattaaaaacatCTAAATTTATACTTGCTTTCGAAGATTTTTCAGTTGTGTCTTGTGTGATCTTGACATGCTTTCGTACATTAACAACTCTAAATTAGAAGGCCAGTTGAATTTCGGAATTTCAATGTTCTTGAGTAATGTGGTCGTTATTGGTGAGAGGGCAAGACAAAATGATCTAAAAAGAGTTAGATATACTTtgagtaataataataaataatttagagtTTTAGTTCATCCTCTTAGTATTTAAAAGAatacaaaattcaaatattattattattattattattattattattattattattattatttaaaaacataaaaatgaaaaataattcaaaattttatttatttagaagtTAGTAGGATAAGTTCAGACTTTTAatcatttttcatattttttctcGAAAATAGTCAAAACATATAACAGAAGTAGTAGAAAACCAAAAAAGAAGATAACACAGGTAGTAATAGTAAATACAAAACAGGAAGGGGTCTTTAAGAGTTATTTCTTTAGAGAAATTAGAATGTCAAAagtgtatataaatttttaaaataatttaaaattttaattcacatgCACATATGTAAAGTCTTTTTTATATAGCCATCTCATATTGTATCGtcccattaacaaaaataattaatttttaaatcaattgtttaaaaaattattttaacctCTAATATTATATTGTAgagttttttttttaccaaatataaGGAGATTCAAACTCGCAACCTTTTAGGTGAGTATAGAAAAATTAtactatttgagttataattcattggcaaacaattatttttgttataggACGGAGTACATTACATTTGTATATATGATATAAGAATCtttgctttttttatttaaattaaaaaaaatcattatttcgtttttattgaaaatttaagGAATTTATGTTTAGGTGTATATTATAGTATTTGTTGGCTTGCCCACAAAATATACACAAATATTTTACACATAGCAAGTTAACATAAGAAAATCAATAATGTATTCAATTTCATAATATTGTGAAATGTATCTGATTTACACATTTAGCTTGCAGAAAAATATGACcaagatttttatatttattttgctaaTAATATAGAAATACAGAAAGTATACCTAAAAtggtaaatatttttatattttaaaacaaactacacaaattgatttttttttatttaaactcttTTAGGAAAATTAAAATCCGTGGAGCTCGTAACAGAGTTTCATTTGTTTGTTTATGATAAAACAATAGTTTCTCTACGAGACACTTAGGGGAAGAGAAGAGGGCAAGTGTTATTGCTGTTCAAGTGCTACTTAAGTGTTGGTGGCATGGTTTGAAGAATGTCAAGGTCACAAGCTCATTCAACAAGGCTGATGATGATAGTGTTACTGATTTTAGGACCATGTTTTATGTATTGCCAAATTATTCTTCTGCTTCTTTAAAAGGAAATTATGGTAGTTTTAGGCCAGAATGATGAAGGTGCTTTTATGAACCGAAAGACATTCTTACATAGGAGTAAAATTATATGGTACTGTTGTTTATGTTTGCGATGAGAACTtggatttcttttttctttattctttcctGAGATTGGAATTACTGAAACTTTAAATctaaaaaaagtttttttcaaTAGGAGAGAAAAACCTTTTTCAGCGGAATAACCTGTTTTGGCCATTACTTTTTTGCAAGCACATTTCGATATATGAGAATTGTAGAAAGGTTTTAATGAATTTGAAGATTAAAGAAAAAGTTGtgtaaaaataattgataaaagtTGTGATGTGTAAAAGTTTTTCCCATAGAATTGTAATATATGGAGTTCGGAGAAAGGAGGAATAGactaaaaatatatgtatattctGAAATAGAAGAACAATCATATGCAgataatttcacataaaaataattatatgtaaatttttacttaaaaaaatatagattaattaCACatgtaataaattataaaattcaatcaaTGTAAGCAATTTTTTTACTTATTATAAGACATGcaattaatttaacaaatttactagtaaattcaacaaataaatttAACATCAAGTTATAATACGCGAAAACATAATATACAGAACTTAAATGACAACTATGGCATATTCAAATACTAAAAACACAATTTGCATGTTCAATAATTGAAATGTGGTTCTCCTCTAGATTAGTTTAGGAGGACAAacagatttaaaattaaattcaaacgaaaaaaaaaaagaagtaaagcatattattattaattaaaaacttgggaaataaaataaaaagaaagtaaacaaTCTTATTTGATGTCAGATTGATATGTTTatataataatttgaaaaaaaatctccattatatattgtataaataaATATCTGATAGAGATTATTGTTGTTAGTGACGGTGTTGTGGTTATTCCATACTTTGTTTCTTTCTGTTAAGGTAGTAAGATACCATGGTCCGTCAGTTAGGTTGTGATTGGTTacgaaaacataataaaataacAATGAGAATAAGGTGTAAAAAATAtagatttttgtattttgtttgacgataaattaaaataaattataaaaatttaatttatttaatttttatttaaaaaatttagaaaaaaatataattaataaaaataataaaaattaaaaaatatattgtgttttttgttaataattttgtaattgtttttgttaaaataaatacaaaatacactaatttaatatttttagatataatatttttatttatgttttatttgttaAATGTGATTTTATGTCTTAATATCTTGGGAGCTACTTCAATAACGACGTCTAAAAcgtttttttaaagatatttttaataattaaaatttaacacatataattaattaaatcgtattatttttgtcaaaattaggttagacaaattaatttgactgaaaatagtaaatcaaatattgaatcagtctaaattaatattattttttatataaaattactacaatactcttattataaaaaatgactaaaataattttattatatatattaattttaaaaattctaaattataaccCTTTTATTTTCTCTCGTCTtagagttttcaaaatttttatataatagagatattttagTTAGGAATATTGTagccattttttataaaaaatattaatttatatcgattcaaaatttaatttattaattttttgttaaactaaTTTGTtcagtttaattttaataaaaataatacagtttaactgattatatatattaaattttaatttttaaaaaatttcttttaaaaaaagagatatttttaatatttttatctaagTAACtggttaatatttttatttcaatattcTATACTTATAACAAATGCGGTTTTAAAAGTtagatcttttcaatttttttcacttAAAAAGAATAAAGTACGACAAGATGCCACTAATGTAATTTATACGACTATATCTATAACTATTAAGAGTATCTATTTGCTAAGAGTAGGACAAAATGTAATATTCGAAGGATAAATGTGTAATAATTCTGCAACCAACCATCCGATACTACTCCGAAGTTCGTTTTCTGTGTGAAAACTTTCAAACTCAACTGCAACCATGAAGttttaagttcaaagttgaaaCTTCAAACCCTTTTAGGTTCGAATTACGCAAAGCATGCAAGCTAccttcgaaaataattaatttttaaatttattatttacacAATTATCTAAACTTTTAAAATGAAATAATATTtagtaatagaaaaaataaaataaatattaaaataaaaaattgataaagtaaaaagtatttaattatttttaaattacaatAAGATAACgtatacataataaaaattataatttaataataattaatttttatgtaattgttttatcaattttttattttaaaaacaaatgttTATAtacttcaaaaaaataaaaaaatacaatactgtttaaaaattaatttaatattaaatttattttattttatttcaaagatAAATTCATTGAATAAGCAAATGAATACAAGGCCGGTCCAAATAGGACAACGTAGAAGGGGTAAAATGGGGAACTCACAATTGTTGAAAGAATACAAGTATACAACCCAAGTAATAAACACAGAATCATAGATGAGAGACAACAAAGTTGATGTAGAAGAAAGATGAGCTAGTTCCTCCATAGATGATGAAGCTGCTGCTAGCGTTTGCTGGGGAGTGAGGATGTTGTCTTCAAAATCTTCAATGGGTTGGGGCTTAGGGCTGCTCAACAGAGGATTTGGAGTGGGATGATCTCCAATTAGAAGAAACCCTAACTCAGTGTATTGGCAGTGACAGATTCAAAGAAGGAGAAACGATTCTTCGGTAAATGCTCCTTCCTCAAAACCTATAATCTTAATAACTTAAAACATTGTTTTCTTTCGTTCGTCTCTGCAATTTAGTTTTTAGCCCTTAATGTTAGTGTTGAttactttctatttattttggaaAATTCTGGATAGGGGTAAAGGCGGATCGGATGGCCAAAATCTCGATTCAATCTAGAATAAAATTATCGGATTGGATTCGATGTCTACAGTTTTTAAAGCTTGGATTGGAACCAATGGATATGGGATATATCCACAAAACccaaagatatttttaaaaatttatttttattaaaaaaatattaataattttttttatttttttaaatatgtttattcttaaaataaattaaatatattttttcttaaataataaaattaaaataatacaatatatataataattattagttgaaatactacaacaacaataacaaaaacaAAGCCTTGTCCATCAGCATTGAATTCTATCATATATCATGCCTACAGAGACaccgtttatttatttttgcagatATGCCGATATCTGAATCGGATATGCGGATAACTACATATGCAATCCAACCCTATTAGTGTGCAAATCGGATTGGATCCGATAGCCAAGCGGGTCGGATTCATATCCGCAACTTTCGAatcggattcggataaacaccgtagatatgcaattttttttttaatatgaaaaatctCGTCCTTTCTGCCAGATGCCATATAGACTTCAAATGCTTCCCTTTTCAGATTATCATTTTTATGATGTTATACTTGCTGTTAGGAGAAAGTAATGGACCGAATATCTGTTCTGCCAAAAACTATACTTCATGACATCCTCGGAAGGTTGCCAGACAAAGATGCTGCTAAGACTAGTGTTTTGTCAAAGTCGTGGAGTGAAACATGGTTTTCATTTCCCGTCGTGGCTGCTTGGAgcaaggatttttttaatttgccTGAATTACCATTATCTCCAGAAGATCCTCTTTGGCTTAGCAAATTAGATATATTCATTGAGTATGTGAGTAAAAGATTGAGGAGGCTCCATGACCAAGGCTTAGCGGTCAAAGAACTTAAGCTCTGTATGGAAGATACATGTGCTAGTATGCTTGTGTCCCAGTCCCACCATATTGATAAATGGATACAGATGGCAAGTGAAAGTGGTGTCGAAGTACTACAGCTTTACCTTACTCGTAGCAATGACAAATTTTATAACCTTCCACTTTGTCTCGCTGAAGCCAAGTCACTCACTAAGTTGGTGTTGAATGGGGGAATCAGACTTGACCCAGCATTCTTAAACCATTCACTCAAGTTTTTCTCAGTGAGAACATTGTTTTTTTGTGGTATACTTGTTGGAGATGAAAGGGTTATGGAGCATTTCATTTCACATTGTCCTCTGGTTGAAAATTTAACTCTTATTC includes:
- the LOC112710051 gene encoding putative F-box protein At1g49610 isoform X1, whose product is MDRISVLPKTILHDILGRLPDKDAAKTSVLSKSWSETWFSFPVVAAWSKDFFNMPDLQLSPEDPLWLSRLDMFIGYVSKRLRRLHDQGLAVKELKLKMKYISDKMLVSHYHHLDEWIQMASESGVEVLGLHLALSLDKFYNLPLCLVEAKSLTTLVLTGGIRLDPAFLNHSLKFFSVRKLLFHSILLGDERVMEHFISHCPLVEYLTLIHCLPYKPSSVGDPPGSRAHYVKSLSLHGLQKLKQVDVQGIEEIYIDALNLENLRYAARIWDASKLNLSSYKNLRRLSLCFVRRADMWLLERLPKIPFLESLTLKDCSLSERINIPGPQLKFFKLLNCPNLKEVNIDAPNLLSCEYFGKDEPVISFRGISNQLEVNARIHMDHQDVDRLRQFIQNIEPQEVLTSLSLCIIPPYSIIESLATLPGSSSPPTIKHMQLCSFSPRQTQYFPVMNWLLSSCFPETISFSLNYSFNMREFMVYFYEMLMGSKKGECYCFSRGPECWWHGLKVVKITHLERTYENVEDLKAMLNALPFADNYEEEFISFTLEL
- the LOC112710051 gene encoding putative F-box protein At1g49610 isoform X2, producing the protein MDRISVLPKTILHDILGRLPDKDAAKTSVLSKSWSETWFSFPVVAAWSKDFFNMPDLQLSPEDPLWLSRLDMFIGYVSKRLRRLHDQGLAVKELKLKMKYISDKMLVSHYHHLDEWIQMASESGVEVLGLHLALSLDKFYNLPLCLVEAKSLTTLVLTGGIRLDPAFLNHSLKFFSVRKLLFHSILLGDERVMEHFISHCPLVEYLTLIHCLPYKPSSVGDPPGSRAHYVKSLSLHGLQKLKQVDVQGIEEIYIDALNLENLRYAARIWDASKLNLSSYKNLRRLSLCFVRRADMWLLERLPKIPFLESLTLKDCSLSERINIPGPQLKFFKLLNCPNLKEVNIDAPNLLSCEYFGKDEPVISFRGISNQLEVNARIHMDHQDVDRLRQFIQNIEPQEVLTSLSLCIIPPYSYFYEMLMGSKKGECYCFSRGPECWWHGLKVVKITHLERTYENVEDLKAMLNALPFADNYEEEFISFTLEL